The Deltaproteobacteria bacterium genome window below encodes:
- a CDS encoding aspartate kinase, whose amino-acid sequence MALLVQKYGGTSVGSIDRIQNVAQKVAAAKKAGNDVVVVVSAMAGETNRLLALANEISPMPDEREKDVLLASGEQVSVALLSLALKEMHQPARSYLGHQVRIETDKAYGKARIVNIDSTKIVKALDTGEVVVIAGFQGVDEDDNITTLGRGGSDTSAVALAAFLNAAACEIYTDVEGVFTTDPRICPKAKKLQKVSYDEMIELASTGAKVLEIRSVEFAKKYNVPVHVRSTFSQVEGTWLVEEDDSMSDVLVSGVACDKNEAKITLLRVPDKPGLAARIFGPIADAHIVVDMIIQNASEDGTTDLTFTVPKVDHQKALSIVEKSLPGLHARGLKVDTDIAKVSVVGVGMRTHAGVAATMFQTLARENINIQMISTSEIKISVVIDGKQSDQAVRALHQAFIEN is encoded by the coding sequence GTGGCATTGTTAGTTCAAAAATACGGCGGCACTTCGGTGGGTTCCATCGACCGCATCCAAAACGTCGCACAGAAAGTCGCCGCCGCAAAAAAAGCCGGCAACGATGTAGTCGTGGTGGTCTCGGCTATGGCGGGAGAGACCAATCGCTTATTGGCCCTGGCCAACGAGATTTCGCCAATGCCAGACGAGCGAGAAAAGGACGTGTTGCTCGCCAGCGGTGAGCAGGTTTCGGTGGCGCTCTTGAGCCTTGCGCTCAAGGAAATGCACCAGCCGGCGCGATCTTATCTCGGCCATCAGGTGCGCATCGAAACCGACAAGGCCTACGGGAAAGCGCGCATCGTGAACATCGATTCGACGAAAATCGTGAAAGCGCTCGACACCGGGGAAGTCGTCGTCATCGCCGGTTTTCAGGGAGTCGACGAAGACGATAACATCACGACCCTTGGCCGCGGGGGGTCGGACACTAGCGCGGTGGCGTTGGCAGCGTTTCTGAACGCTGCTGCTTGCGAGATCTACACCGACGTGGAAGGTGTGTTTACCACCGACCCGCGGATTTGCCCGAAGGCCAAAAAGCTGCAAAAGGTGTCCTACGATGAAATGATCGAGCTGGCCAGCACCGGCGCCAAGGTTTTGGAAATTCGCTCGGTGGAGTTCGCCAAAAAATATAATGTGCCGGTGCATGTGCGGTCGACTTTTTCGCAGGTCGAAGGCACCTGGCTCGTCGAGGAGGATGACAGCATGAGCGACGTGTTAGTGTCCGGGGTGGCGTGCGACAAGAACGAGGCCAAGATCACGCTCCTGCGGGTGCCGGATAAGCCGGGTCTGGCGGCGCGGATTTTCGGTCCCATCGCCGACGCACATATTGTCGTTGACATGATTATCCAGAACGCCAGCGAAGACGGCACCACCGATTTGACTTTTACGGTGCCGAAGGTCGACCATCAAAAGGCGCTCAGCATCGTCGAAAAGAGTCTGCCAGGGTTGCACGCACGGGGTCTTAAAGTCGATACCGATATCGCCAAAGTCTCCGTCGTGGGCGTGGGTATGCGCACACATGCCGGTGTGGCGGCGACGATGTTCCAGACTTTGGCGCGCGAGAATATCAACATTCAAATGATCTCGACTTCTGAGATCAAGATTTCCGTGGTGATCGACGGCAAACAATCGGATCAAGCTGTGCGCGCGCTGCACCAAGCGTTTATCGAGAACTAG
- the tsaE gene encoding tRNA (adenosine(37)-N6)-threonylcarbamoyltransferase complex ATPase subunit type 1 TsaE, whose translation MESAASARSERLVSRSVEQTKRFGKRLSKLLQGGEIIGLVGELGAGKTSFVRGLAEGLGVGKEGWIRSPTFTLINEYHGRLPIYHIDLYRIENRQALESLNLREYLYDDDGVSLIEWFERLPADEVDEYLEINIVHRAGREREIVFRAHGERYEKILQVLSGH comes from the coding sequence ATGGAAAGCGCTGCATCGGCGCGCTCAGAGCGCTTGGTAAGCCGTTCTGTCGAGCAAACCAAAAGATTTGGCAAAAGGTTAAGCAAGCTGCTACAAGGCGGTGAAATCATTGGCCTTGTCGGTGAGCTGGGTGCTGGTAAGACGAGTTTTGTGCGGGGCTTGGCGGAGGGGCTGGGGGTCGGGAAGGAAGGTTGGATTCGCAGTCCGACCTTTACTTTGATCAACGAGTACCATGGCCGGCTGCCGATTTATCATATCGATCTTTATCGTATCGAGAATCGCCAAGCGCTCGAGAGCTTGAACCTGCGCGAGTATCTCTACGATGATGACGGGGTGAGCTTGATCGAATGGTTTGAGCGTTTGCCGGCGGACGAGGTCGACGAATATTTGGAGATAAACATCGTCCATCGCGCAGGCAGAGAGCGCGAGATTGTTTTTCGCGCACATGGCGAGCGGTACGAGAAGATCTTGCAGGTTTTGAGCGGGCATTAA
- the cysE gene encoding serine O-acetyltransferase, whose translation MWSTLKEDVRTIFERDPAVRSAWEIVLAYPGFHAVLLHRVAFWLWHLNCPTFARIVSHLGRFLTGIEIHPAAQIGRRFFIDHGMGVVIGETTEIGDDVTIYQGVTLGGTSTQRVKRHPTIEDSVTIFSGAAVLGPVTVGRHSRIGAGSVLVTSVPEHSTVVGIPGRVVKSEARHTPAGKAIIDLNSADLPDPIAKAIGSLADYVEKLEKRIEEISAREGGLEEKVAEESKALSEVKEQLRNTGS comes from the coding sequence ATGTGGTCCACGCTTAAAGAAGATGTCCGGACGATATTCGAGCGCGATCCGGCGGTGCGGTCGGCGTGGGAGATCGTGCTGGCCTATCCGGGCTTTCATGCGGTGTTGCTGCATCGCGTGGCGTTTTGGCTTTGGCACTTAAACTGCCCGACGTTTGCGCGCATCGTCAGCCACCTCGGGCGCTTTTTAACCGGCATTGAAATTCATCCCGCGGCGCAGATTGGCCGGCGGTTTTTTATCGACCACGGTATGGGCGTGGTAATTGGGGAGACCACCGAGATCGGCGACGACGTAACGATCTATCAAGGCGTGACGCTGGGCGGCACCTCGACGCAGCGGGTCAAACGCCACCCGACCATCGAAGACTCGGTGACGATCTTTAGCGGCGCCGCGGTGCTTGGGCCGGTGACCGTGGGGCGCCATAGCCGCATCGGCGCCGGCTCGGTGTTGGTGACTTCGGTGCCAGAGCACTCGACGGTGGTCGGCATTCCCGGCCGGGTGGTGAAAAGCGAAGCGCGCCACACGCCGGCGGGCAAAGCGATTATCGATCTCAACTCCGCCGATCTGCCCGACCCGATCGCCAAAGCGATCGGCAGCCTCGCCGACTACGTCGAAAAACTGGAGAAGCGCATCGAAGAGATCAGCGCTCGCGAAGGCGGCCTCGAAGAGAAAGTCGCCGAAGAGAGCAAAGCGCTGAGCGAAGTGAAAGAGCAGCTGAGAAACACCGGTAGCTAA
- a CDS encoding FAD-binding protein, giving the protein MADLSTDVLIVGAGGAGMYAAIAAARAGASVILLDKSLVGRGGATVMAQMTVAVALGAQEPDSVDLHFQDTLKAGRGLCSEPLSRLLCENGPQRILEMASWGTRWAREDGHIKQEMAPGHSVKRCCYVDFLNTGPAVAATLRRKVSEVSAIRRISNIAVVEVLVRDGRAFGAIGVNLNDGEFVIFHARSVILAAGGLTKLYARNSASANMGGEAYALALWAGAKLVDMEFVQFFPIGHLAPRLVGMDPIMWDPFRYKLGGKLLNGNFEEFVDRYGGQDFGKYTATRDLAAYAILKEVEGGRGTPHGGAYLDFRHIPESQLRAAFGPVIDRLLTNGIDLTKNVVEVGPMAHYHMGGIHVALNMETRVEGLFAAGEAVGGANGANRLSGNAITEALVFGEVAGRAAAQRALGTTASQFDTTTIDDALQSLRALKTTGHSNGVPAIELQTELQQLMWEKVGPFRTEEKLSLALARIRAMRLDDLARLRSAASASFDLELQDRFELRAMLLCAEAVVVAALARRESRGAHQREDFPDSDDGFLKNQIIELRANALAARFMAPQRIKGERPT; this is encoded by the coding sequence ATGGCTGACCTCAGCACCGATGTGCTCATCGTCGGCGCCGGCGGCGCTGGCATGTACGCGGCAATTGCCGCGGCGCGCGCGGGCGCATCGGTCATACTGCTCGATAAGAGTCTGGTCGGGCGCGGTGGCGCGACCGTGATGGCGCAAATGACCGTCGCCGTCGCGCTCGGCGCGCAGGAGCCAGACTCGGTTGACCTACATTTCCAAGACACGTTGAAAGCGGGGCGTGGTTTGTGCAGCGAGCCGCTGTCGCGCCTGCTTTGCGAGAATGGCCCGCAGCGCATTCTCGAAATGGCAAGCTGGGGCACGCGCTGGGCGCGCGAGGACGGCCATATCAAACAGGAGATGGCGCCGGGCCACAGCGTCAAGCGCTGCTGCTACGTCGATTTCCTCAACACGGGCCCGGCGGTGGCGGCGACGCTGCGGCGCAAGGTGAGCGAAGTATCCGCCATTCGGCGCATCAGCAACATCGCGGTTGTCGAAGTTCTGGTTCGCGATGGTCGGGCTTTCGGCGCCATCGGTGTGAATCTCAACGACGGCGAGTTTGTTATCTTTCATGCCCGCAGTGTGATTCTTGCCGCCGGCGGCTTGACCAAACTCTACGCCCGCAACAGCGCATCGGCGAACATGGGCGGCGAGGCCTACGCACTGGCGCTCTGGGCCGGTGCTAAGCTTGTCGATATGGAGTTTGTGCAGTTTTTCCCCATCGGTCATCTGGCGCCGCGCCTGGTGGGCATGGACCCGATCATGTGGGACCCGTTTCGCTACAAGCTTGGCGGCAAGCTGCTCAACGGTAACTTCGAAGAGTTCGTCGATCGCTACGGCGGCCAAGATTTCGGCAAGTACACCGCGACGCGCGATCTGGCCGCCTATGCGATTCTTAAAGAAGTCGAAGGCGGACGCGGCACGCCGCACGGCGGCGCCTATCTCGATTTTCGCCATATTCCGGAAAGCCAGCTGCGCGCCGCCTTTGGTCCGGTCATCGACCGGCTGCTGACCAACGGCATCGACCTGACCAAAAATGTCGTCGAGGTCGGGCCCATGGCGCACTATCACATGGGCGGCATTCATGTCGCCCTAAACATGGAGACGCGCGTCGAGGGATTGTTCGCCGCCGGCGAAGCGGTTGGTGGTGCCAACGGCGCCAACCGGTTGTCCGGCAACGCCATCACCGAGGCGCTGGTGTTTGGCGAAGTTGCCGGCAGAGCCGCGGCGCAACGCGCGCTCGGTACCACTGCAAGCCAATTCGACACCACAACGATCGACGATGCGTTGCAGTCCTTGCGCGCGTTGAAAACTACCGGGCATTCGAATGGCGTTCCGGCCATCGAGCTGCAAACTGAGCTGCAACAACTCATGTGGGAAAAGGTCGGACCCTTTCGCACCGAGGAGAAATTGTCTTTGGCTTTGGCGCGCATTCGCGCCATGCGCCTTGATGACTTGGCTCGGCTGCGCTCGGCGGCTTCGGCGAGCTTCGATCTCGAGTTGCAGGATCGCTTTGAGCTGCGCGCCATGCTGCTTTGCGCCGAAGCGGTGGTGGTGGCGGCGTTGGCGCGCCGCGAGAGCCGCGGCGCGCATCAGCGCGAAGACTTTCCCGACAGCGACGACGGCTTTCTGAAAAATCAAATCATCGAGCTGCGCGCCAACGCATTGGCAGCGCGCTTTATGGCGCCGCAAAGAATCAAAGGCGAGCGCCCAACATGA
- the rnc gene encoding ribonuclease III, translating to MNEQAQLVTLQNELGYHFSNSSLLVRALTHVSFERLESDGHNEVLEFLGDAVLDLAMSDLLMRSFPTRSEGDLSRMRAALVNSTVLAEKATVLNLGALLRLGKGEARSGGRTKASILAGAFEALLGAVYQDSGFEAARRLVEKYFAGDLSGKKLGHHDYKTRLQEISQMIFRAPPAYRLVEELGPDHDKQFVTEIAVGGTVLGRGAGKTKKQSEQEAARLAMAELQRSGTVSAEDLDAED from the coding sequence TTGAACGAGCAAGCACAATTAGTCACTCTGCAAAATGAGTTGGGCTATCATTTTTCCAACTCCTCCCTGCTGGTTCGCGCGCTGACCCATGTTTCCTTTGAGCGGTTAGAGAGCGACGGCCACAACGAAGTCCTGGAGTTTCTTGGCGATGCTGTGCTCGACTTGGCGATGAGCGACCTGCTCATGCGCAGTTTCCCGACGCGTAGCGAGGGCGATCTGTCGCGCATGCGCGCCGCCCTGGTCAACTCCACAGTGCTGGCGGAAAAAGCGACAGTTTTGAATCTCGGCGCGCTCCTGAGGCTCGGCAAGGGCGAAGCCCGCAGCGGCGGGCGCACGAAAGCATCTATTCTTGCCGGCGCTTTTGAAGCGCTGCTCGGCGCCGTGTATCAGGACAGCGGTTTCGAGGCGGCGCGCCGTTTGGTGGAGAAATATTTCGCCGGTGATTTGTCGGGTAAGAAGCTCGGGCACCACGATTACAAGACCCGCCTGCAGGAAATCAGCCAAATGATCTTCCGAGCGCCGCCGGCCTATCGCTTGGTGGAGGAACTCGGCCCCGACCACGACAAGCAATTTGTCACCGAGATTGCCGTCGGCGGCACAGTCCTCGGCCGCGGCGCCGGTAAAACCAAGAAGCAGTCCGAGCAAGAAGCAGCGCGGCTGGCAATGGCCGAGCTGCAACGCAGTGGCACGGTGAGCGCGGAAGATTTGGATGCGGAAGATTAA
- a CDS encoding 2Fe-2S iron-sulfur cluster binding domain-containing protein yields the protein MTEAAQHTANLRIRRGAPGEAARYDEFAVPYEEGMSVLDALRWIRAHRDSTLAIRYSCLNANACKTCMALVNGEVEYTCIAKLTPEIMTIEPLPKRPLLRDLVTDIVPADENL from the coding sequence ATGACCGAGGCCGCACAACACACCGCAAACTTGCGCATCCGGCGCGGCGCTCCGGGTGAGGCGGCGCGCTACGATGAATTTGCCGTTCCTTACGAAGAGGGCATGTCGGTGCTCGATGCCCTGCGCTGGATTCGCGCTCATCGCGATAGCACCTTGGCGATTCGCTACAGCTGCCTCAACGCTAACGCCTGCAAGACCTGTATGGCGTTAGTCAACGGCGAAGTCGAGTACACATGCATCGCCAAACTCACCCCAGAGATCATGACCATTGAGCCGTTGCCAAAGCGACCGCTTTTGCGCGACCTTGTCACGGATATCGTGCCCGCCGACGAGAATCTCTGA
- a CDS encoding citramalate synthase produces MKDVLLYDTTLRDGCQAEDVSFTLEDKLRITDKLEELGIDYIEGGYPGSNERDADFFKRVKKLKLKKAKIAAFGTTRKYGIKPAQDFNLKVLLQADTPVVTLVGKTWDLHVRDDLRIALKANLEIISDSIAYMKKRVDEVMFDAEHFFDGFRANPEYALECLQAAQEGGADWIVLCETNGGRLPGEIREALTQVNRAIRTPLGIHCHNDGELAVANTLAGVEMGVTQVQGTINGFGERCGNMNLISVIGNLQLKMGKNCVTPAQLRKLREVSQLFYELANIQPNKRQAYVGDSAFAHKGGLHVSGVLKNRETYEHIDPEIVGNRQRVLVSDLAGRSNVVYKGKEFGIDLKDKGDAVKEVLRRTKELEGQGYEFQAAEASFELLVQEALGKKKKNFSLIGFRVIDEKHQEGDAPISEATIQVKVDGVAEHAAAMGNGPVNALDQALRKALTKFYPSLKQVELLDYKVRVLSSGEGTGAVVRVLIESGDGKDKWGTVGVSHNVIEASWQALVDSIDYKLYKDARH; encoded by the coding sequence ATGAAGGATGTTCTGCTCTACGACACGACTTTGAGGGACGGCTGCCAGGCCGAGGACGTTTCGTTCACGCTGGAAGACAAGCTGCGCATTACCGACAAACTCGAAGAGCTGGGCATCGACTACATCGAAGGCGGCTATCCGGGCTCCAACGAGCGCGACGCCGACTTTTTCAAGCGCGTCAAGAAACTCAAGCTCAAGAAAGCCAAAATCGCCGCCTTCGGCACGACGCGCAAATACGGCATCAAGCCGGCGCAGGATTTCAATCTCAAAGTTCTTTTGCAGGCCGACACACCGGTGGTGACGTTGGTCGGCAAGACGTGGGACTTGCACGTGCGCGACGATCTACGGATCGCCTTGAAGGCCAATCTGGAAATCATCTCCGACTCCATTGCGTACATGAAAAAGCGCGTCGATGAGGTGATGTTCGACGCCGAGCATTTTTTTGATGGCTTTCGCGCCAATCCGGAATACGCGCTGGAATGTCTGCAAGCCGCCCAGGAGGGCGGCGCCGATTGGATCGTGCTGTGCGAAACCAATGGCGGCCGGTTACCCGGCGAAATTCGTGAGGCGTTGACCCAGGTGAATCGTGCGATCCGCACGCCGCTGGGCATTCATTGCCATAACGACGGCGAGCTAGCGGTGGCCAACACGCTGGCCGGCGTGGAGATGGGCGTCACTCAGGTGCAAGGCACGATCAATGGCTTCGGCGAGCGCTGCGGCAATATGAATTTGATTTCCGTGATCGGCAACTTGCAGCTCAAAATGGGCAAGAATTGCGTCACGCCGGCGCAGCTCAGAAAACTGCGCGAGGTCTCGCAGCTATTTTATGAGCTCGCCAACATTCAGCCGAACAAGCGCCAGGCCTACGTCGGTGACAGCGCCTTTGCGCACAAAGGCGGCCTGCATGTTTCCGGCGTGCTCAAGAATCGCGAGACCTACGAGCACATCGACCCGGAAATCGTCGGCAACCGCCAGCGCGTCTTGGTTTCCGATCTGGCGGGGCGCAGCAACGTCGTCTACAAGGGCAAGGAGTTCGGCATCGATCTAAAAGACAAGGGCGACGCAGTCAAAGAGGTTTTGCGCCGGACCAAGGAGCTCGAAGGGCAGGGCTACGAATTTCAGGCGGCCGAAGCCTCGTTTGAACTATTGGTCCAGGAGGCGCTGGGCAAGAAGAAAAAGAATTTTTCGTTGATCGGCTTTCGCGTCATCGATGAGAAGCACCAGGAAGGCGACGCGCCGATTTCCGAAGCGACGATCCAGGTGAAAGTGGACGGCGTCGCCGAGCACGCCGCGGCCATGGGCAACGGCCCAGTCAATGCGCTGGATCAAGCGCTGCGCAAGGCGCTGACGAAATTTTACCCGTCGCTCAAGCAGGTCGAGCTGCTCGATTACAAAGTGCGCGTGCTATCATCGGGGGAAGGCACCGGCGCGGTTGTGCGGGTCTTGATCGAATCGGGCGATGGCAAAGACAAATGGGGCACGGTCGGCGTCTCCCACAACGTCATCGAAGCAAGCTGGCAGGCGCTGGTGGATAGTATCGATTATAAACTTTACAAGGATGCAAGACATTAA
- the mnmA gene encoding tRNA 2-thiouridine(34) synthase MnmA, translated as MFSKRKIVVAMSGGVDSSVTAALLVERGHEVLGVSLRMWEGNQGPRICSDHRGAKEVAEYLGIPHTIIDLRGKFAETVVKPFAQDYLHGRTPNPCVACNRDFKLGTLLGWAAEQGADYVATGHYAQLIHDDCGGRTQLLRGADRAKDQSYFLFALSQAQLARTWFPLGAMNKSEVREKARALALPAAERPESQDICFGDYKALVATYATESETAGGDVVDRAGKVLGQHQGIHSVTVGQRRGLGISSSEPLYVVEIDDESKRVVVGRKNELSCAGLTARAVNWIHPIDAESFSGEVQVRYRAPAVPCTIFPRNSGECEVHFAESFPAVTPGQAAVFYRGDEVLGGGWIQSAIR; from the coding sequence ATGTTTAGTAAACGCAAAATAGTCGTGGCGATGAGCGGTGGCGTCGACAGTTCCGTGACGGCCGCGCTACTGGTCGAGCGGGGGCACGAGGTGCTCGGCGTATCGCTGCGCATGTGGGAGGGAAATCAGGGGCCGAGAATTTGCTCGGATCATCGCGGCGCCAAGGAAGTCGCCGAGTATTTGGGGATTCCCCATACGATCATCGACTTGCGCGGCAAGTTCGCCGAAACCGTGGTCAAGCCATTTGCCCAGGACTATCTGCATGGCCGCACGCCCAACCCTTGTGTTGCCTGCAATCGCGATTTCAAGCTCGGCACTCTGCTCGGTTGGGCGGCAGAGCAGGGCGCCGACTACGTCGCCACCGGCCATTATGCACAGCTGATTCATGACGACTGCGGCGGGCGCACTCAGCTTTTGCGCGGCGCCGACCGCGCTAAGGACCAATCCTATTTTTTGTTTGCACTGTCGCAAGCGCAGCTAGCGCGGACGTGGTTTCCCCTGGGCGCCATGAATAAGAGCGAAGTCCGTGAGAAGGCCAGAGCGCTGGCACTGCCAGCGGCGGAGCGACCGGAGAGCCAAGACATCTGCTTTGGCGACTACAAAGCGCTGGTCGCTACCTATGCGACCGAGAGTGAAACCGCCGGTGGCGATGTGGTCGACCGCGCGGGCAAAGTGTTGGGCCAGCATCAAGGCATTCACAGCGTCACCGTCGGGCAGCGCCGTGGCTTGGGAATTTCCTCGTCCGAGCCGCTCTATGTAGTTGAGATCGACGATGAGTCCAAGCGAGTTGTGGTGGGCAGAAAGAACGAACTCAGTTGCGCTGGATTGACGGCGCGCGCCGTCAACTGGATCCATCCGATTGACGCAGAAAGTTTTTCAGGCGAGGTGCAGGTTCGCTATCGCGCGCCGGCGGTGCCATGCACGATTTTTCCTAGAAACAGCGGCGAGTGCGAGGTGCATTTCGCAGAATCGTTTCCTGCCGTTACGCCGGGGCAGGCGGCGGTGTTTTATCGCGGTGACGAAGTGCTGGGCGGCGGCTGGATACAATCCGCAATCCGCTAA
- the mtaB gene encoding tRNA (N(6)-L-threonylcarbamoyladenosine(37)-C(2))-methylthiotransferase MtaB encodes MKIAITTLGCKINQYDSAVIQNRLEAKHSFVPFDQAADCYIINTCTVTDRADWEARQLVRRAKRLNPDSKILVTGCYAQVSAQEVAQVPDVDYVVGLNRLDDLLRFVNAPLQRVGAEVAVSDVKRERGVAVLGTRALPGHTRAFLKIQEGCNYTCTYCIIPTARGLSRSVPPREVLEQVRVLADAGYREIVLTGIHLGGYGHDLTPRLDLTALLEMIVSRGLISRLRLSSLDPREVPDHLLDLMASDETICPHLHVCAQAGDDQVLKEMRRNYDTGYYRDLLLRVRERLPDAALGSDIILGFPGESDAAFERSVEFFAALPLTYFHVFPYSKRRGTPAAAMLNAVPAHLIKSRARQLRALGARKKEQFCRSFLGRTVSVLVEEKIEKQTGARRGFSRNYLPVIVMSNDDLGNREVDVELAGYVNGMLLGRALASPLHSEDPA; translated from the coding sequence GTGAAGATTGCCATCACGACTCTCGGTTGCAAAATCAACCAATACGATTCCGCGGTGATTCAAAACCGCTTGGAAGCGAAGCATTCGTTCGTGCCGTTCGACCAAGCGGCGGACTGTTACATCATCAATACCTGCACGGTGACCGATCGCGCTGACTGGGAGGCGCGCCAGCTCGTGCGGCGCGCCAAGCGGCTCAATCCCGATTCTAAGATCTTAGTTACTGGCTGCTACGCCCAGGTGAGTGCTCAGGAAGTTGCCCAGGTTCCTGACGTTGACTACGTCGTCGGGCTCAACCGTTTGGACGACTTGCTGCGCTTTGTCAATGCGCCGCTGCAGCGGGTCGGCGCCGAAGTCGCTGTCAGCGACGTCAAGCGCGAGCGCGGCGTCGCCGTGCTCGGCACGCGCGCGCTACCGGGCCACACGCGGGCGTTTCTGAAAATCCAAGAGGGCTGCAACTACACCTGCACTTATTGCATTATTCCAACCGCGCGGGGTTTGAGCCGCAGCGTGCCGCCGCGTGAAGTGTTGGAGCAGGTGCGGGTGCTGGCCGATGCCGGTTACCGCGAGATCGTGCTTACGGGCATTCACCTGGGCGGCTACGGGCATGATCTGACGCCGCGGCTCGATTTGACGGCGTTGCTGGAGATGATCGTCAGTCGCGGACTGATTTCGCGCTTGCGCTTGAGCTCCCTCGATCCCCGTGAAGTGCCCGATCATCTGCTCGATCTGATGGCGAGCGACGAAACGATCTGCCCGCACTTGCATGTCTGTGCCCAAGCCGGCGATGACCAAGTGCTGAAAGAGATGCGGCGTAATTACGACACGGGATATTATCGCGACTTACTGCTGAGAGTGCGCGAGCGTTTGCCCGACGCCGCGTTGGGCAGCGATATCATCCTCGGCTTTCCTGGGGAATCGGATGCGGCCTTTGAGCGATCGGTTGAATTCTTTGCGGCGCTGCCGTTGACTTATTTTCACGTCTTCCCGTACTCCAAACGGCGCGGCACGCCGGCGGCTGCGATGCTTAATGCAGTGCCAGCTCATCTGATCAAGAGTCGCGCGCGCCAGTTGCGCGCGCTGGGCGCGCGCAAAAAAGAGCAGTTTTGCCGCAGTTTTCTGGGCCGGACGGTGTCGGTGCTGGTCGAAGAGAAGATCGAAAAACAGACCGGCGCGCGGCGCGGTTTTAGCCGCAACTATTTGCCTGTCATTGTGATGAGCAACGACGATCTTGGCAATCGCGAGGTCGATGTCGAGCTCGCCGGCTACGTGAACGGTATGCTGCTGGGACGAGCTCTGGCTTCCCCCCTTCACAGTGAAGATCCTGCGTAG